The window CAGCGTTATCGAAGATATTACACCGTTGCTTTTTGGTTTCTGCGTCACGCTCAGCGTTTTGTCGATGGCGTCGCAGTGGATTACCTCGAAGTCCTTGCGTCCCAAAATGAAGGTTGCGTCGGCACCACGGCACGTTTCGATTCGAGATCTAATGGGTTTGATGTTCGCGACCGCACTCACATTCGGAATTGCACGATTTGCACTTCGCGAGAACTCGATTGAAGCAGGGTTTTATGCCGCCATAGGATTTGGAATCGCAACGGCGGTGATCATCGCGACAATGGTGAGGACCATCGTGCCCTTCAACGCTGCGTCAGTTGCCATTCATCAGCGGCCTCCAACAAAGTTGAAGCCGAGATTACAGATGGCGTTCTCGCTGCTTGTTGCTGGGATGGTTGCAGCGGCAACCACGTTTGCGTGGGCAGTATGGATGGGCGCTCAGTATAAGACTTGGCCTGTGGAATGGGACGAAATCATCGAAATTCTTGCCTTGGCAGCGGCCTCTGTTTTCAACGCGGCTCTCATGCTGGCATCTGTCAGCGTCGGGCTGCTTTGGATCCGAAGGTGCGGGTGGACGATCCAATCGTCACGCCGAATCGCCCCCGGTGGCGAGGCTGGCTCTCGCACGAAATCAAACTCTCTGGCTCATGCAGAGACTGATTCGGCTCGCTCTACCGCCGAGACCGGCAGCTCGGCATAGAGATGCGGGAACAGTTCGCCGCCGCGAGACTTTTCCCAGCGTAGATTCTCTTCGATGTCAGTGACACGAATATGCAGCACGACCAAACCACTTTGGCCGGCGAAGTGAACCGCCAATGTTCCGGGGACTTGCTGTTCAGTGGACAAGTGGATGAATCCGTCCGCGACATCGATCGGTGCTGGGGGAAGCTTTCCGGTGGCTTGCATCTGCTCCCATTGCTGCTGGGTTGCGATTTTGCAGACGATGGATGGTGAGTCGCTGGACATGGGTTCGTTGGACATGGCACTGCGCATAGAAAAAGCCGGCTGAGGTTATCAACCGGCTTTGTAGTCGTCTGAGAGACGAGGTTCAATTGTGGCGGGTGTGTGATCTCGCCACCAAACTCAAATTCAGTCGCGAACGATAACGCGGCCCAGCGGCGTGAAGACAACGTCCACGCAAGTGTCACAGCAGCCGAACTTGAAGGTCATGACTTTGCGACCCAAGAAACCCTTTTTGCAGCAAACCAATTCTGGGATCACGTTTTCGCAGCAAGCTGGAACGCAGGCGCTGACTTCAACAGGGCAGCAGGTCAAAGGGTTCTTAACGCACCAAGAAACCTTCACAG of the Rhodopirellula baltica SH 1 genome contains:
- a CDS encoding DUF952 domain-containing protein, whose translation is MSNEPMSSDSPSIVCKIATQQQWEQMQATGKLPPAPIDVADGFIHLSTEQQVPGTLAVHFAGQSGLVVLHIRVTDIEENLRWEKSRGGELFPHLYAELPVSAVERAESVSA